From a single Nicotiana tomentosiformis chromosome 2, ASM39032v3, whole genome shotgun sequence genomic region:
- the LOC104092768 gene encoding UV-B-induced protein At3g17800, chloroplastic-like, with amino-acid sequence MDCGFFYTNISLPQSLPFTVKNTLFSSIPFSPLNFRKSLVVVASGKSSSNNNNSSSSNCEFSGLSVPIVPRTEEGRFLSNIFQNDRKCFYAVVQKELAKLGYEKGEAFLRMNLNLGSDEAVLHRRIAELKRLECRNSVEDILYMLIVYKFSEIGVHLVPKLSKCMYNGRLEIWPCRDWELESIHSFEVLEMVREHLLTVIGWKEKSNVTENWTPTQVPKLQIHRVYASSILYGYFLKSASLRHHMELSLDHINSDLGVTTSSNLLVSGSWPLKQNSVPFGRLSGTRSTLVGPTSLVQGKKNEKLRSYVMNFDHEIMQMCAKPKCKEALNLIEKHCSALFGDESDEVVSTSLASLKRIVLEAVAFGSFLWDAEDYVRIFYQLEEN; translated from the exons ATGGACTGTGGCTTCTTTTACACCAATATTTCTCTTCCTCAATCTTTACCTTTCACAGTAAAAAATACCCTTTTTTCATCAATACCTTTTTCTCCATTAAATTTCAGAAAATCGTTGGTTGTGGTGGCAAGTGGTAAaagtagtagtaataataataatagcagcaGTAGTAATTGTGAATTCAGTGGTTTGAGCGTGCCAATAGTGCCAAGGACAGAAGAAGGGAGATTTTTGAGCAATATTTTTCAGAATGATAGAAAGTGTTTTTATGCTGTTGTGCAAAAAGAATTGGCAAAGTTGGGTTATGAGAAGGGTGAAGCTTTTCTTCGTATGAATCTCAACTTGGGGTCTGATGAAGCTGTTCTTCACAG GAGGATTGCTGAACTGAAAAGGCTGGAATGTCGAAATTCTGTTGAGGATATTCTGTACATGTTAATAGTTTATAAGTTCTCTGAAATCGGAGTGCACTTGGTTCCAAAGCTCTCCAAATGCATGTACAATGGCAGACTCGAGATATGGCCCTGTCGGGACTGGGAGCTCGAGTCAATCCATAGCTTTGAAGTACTCGAAATGGTAAGAGAACATCTTCTTACTGTTATCGGATGGAAAGAGAAGTCGAACGTGACAGAAAATTGGACCCCTACTCAAGTCCCAAAGCTCCAAATCCATCGAGTTTATGCTTCTTCGATTCTGTATGGATATTTTTTGAAGTCGGCCTCGTTGAGACACCATATGGAACTGAGTCTTGATCATATCAACTCTGATCTTGGTGTTACTACTTCAAGCAACCTTTTAGTTTCAGGGTCGTGGCCGTTAAAACAAAACAGCGTACCCTTTGGTCGTCTCAGTGGCACACGATCTACATTAGTCGGTCCAACATCACTTGTCCAGGGGAAGAAGAATGAAAAGCTTAGGTCTTATGTTAtgaattttgaccatgaaataaTGCAGATGTGTGCAAAACCGAAATGCAAGGAGGCACTGAATCTGATTGAGAAACATTGTTCTGCACTTTTTGGCGATGAGAGCGATGAGGTAGTTTCCACGTCATTGGCGAGTCTGAAAAGGATTGTGTTAGAGGCTGTTGCTTTTGGTTCTTTCCTTTGGGATGCAGAAGATTATGTTAGGATATTTTATCAGCTCGAGGAGAACTAA
- the LOC138906779 gene encoding uncharacterized protein: protein MANNEFENIAMGDVDVDDDAMDEVPLEPQANRRGRLPQDNVPVPPPTPPRAATHRVLPNKGYASTIVPPHIRAGNFQITNVILTLLEQRGFFTGAPGQNAYKHLKGFIDTCWGSKQTNISEDAVRLRLFTFSLRGKALDWLERLPNHSIRTWDELAEKFVSKYFSPGHMAILRDEILAFKQEPNELLHDIWERYRTMVKECPNNDMTENMIQQIFYRGINTTNQCVVNQLAGGNFMTTPYAEVCEVLDEMADTSSAWQSRANVPQGDPNVILSHKELHDHGKAIAELTTTMNQLEKAQLQQVQNLRQVNAMKGVNIMVNLIKGLNLEIVQPDLRLLSTALFNTHLDLRKPNWAKSLSEREVLSRYLSVDSYNIHRPRK, encoded by the coding sequence ATGGCAAACAACGAGTTCGAAAACATAGCCATGGGGGATGTAGACGTCGATGATGAtgcaatggatgaggtccctcttgaacctcaggcCAATAGACGAGGCCGCCTGCCTCAAGACAATGTGCCTGTTCCACCCCCaactccaccacgagcggctacacaccgggtgttgccaaaTAAAGGGTATGCAAGTACTATAGTCCCACcccatattagggcgggcaactttcaaataaccaatgtgattctcactttgctcgagcaacgggggttcttcaccggtgcaccaggtcaaaatgcatataaacatttgaaggggttcattgatacgtgttggggaagcaaacaaacaaatatctCCGAAGATGCTGTAAGGCTAAGGCTTTTtaccttctctctacgggggaaagctttagattggttagaacgtttgccaaatcattccattcgtaCGTGGGATGAACTTGCGGAGAAATTTGTTTCAAAGTACTtttctcccgggcacatggctattcttcgggatgaaattttAGCTTTCAAGCAAGAGCCTAATGAACTACTACATGATATATGGGAAAGATAtaggacaatggtgaaagagtgccccaacaatgatatgacagaaaacatgattcaacaaattttctatcgggggatcaataccaccaaccaatgtgtagtgaatcaacttgccggtgggaacttcatgactacgccttatgcggaggtgtgtgaggttttggatgaaatggcggatacttcatcggcgtggcaatctagagccaatgtcccacaaggtgatccaaatgtgattctttctcataaagagttacatgaccatgggaaagcaatagccgagttgacaaccaccatgaaccaattggaaaaggctcaacttcaacaagtgcaaaacctgaggcaagtcaatgctatgaAGGGAGTCAATATTATGGTAAACCttattaaagggttgaacctagagatagtacaACCCGACTTGAGATTATTATCAACTGCTttattcaatacccatttggacttgagaaagccaaattgggcaaagtcACTCTCTGAAcgagaggtattgagtaggtacttgagtgttgatagttATAATATACACCGACCAAGAAAATAA
- the LOC117281319 gene encoding uncharacterized protein produces MGAVTVIKDPHSPTSFSSKSCHNMMEKGLESSYLPTEEINKSKIKNMKNERVSKSKATTIISTTASKKHCLCAPTTHPGSFKCRFHRAATTTTSHIRIVSSSARHIKGDNYSKNLNFTKLVAPSKSGGVKNSNKANVHGQHGLSRFGRAALAAAASAQVQTISAALRQMSLN; encoded by the exons ATGGGAGCAGTTACTGTGATCAAGGACCCACATTCTCCTACCTCCTTTTCTTCAAAATCTTG TCATAATATGATGGAGAAAGGATTGGAATCAAGTTACTTACCAACTGAAGAAATAAACAAGAGCAAGATCAAGAATATGAAAAATGAAAGAGTTAGTAAGTCTAAGGCTACTACTATTATTAGTACTACAGCATCAAAGAAGCATTGCCTATGTGCACCCACCACCCACCCTGGCTCATTCAAGTGTCGTTTTCACCGCGCCGCCACTACTACTACATCTCACATTAGAATCG tttcgtCATCAGCTCGTCATATAAAAGGCGACAATTATAGTAAAAACTTGAATTTCACAAAGTTAGTAGCGCCTTCAAAAAGTGGCGGAGTCAAGAATTCTAACAAGGCGAATGTACATGGCCAGCACGGGCTATCAAGATTCGGTAGGGCTGCTCTTGCTGCTGCTGCTAGTGCACAAGTCCAAACAATCTCAGCAGCATTGAGACAAATGAGTCTGAATTAG